A window from Enterocloster bolteae encodes these proteins:
- a CDS encoding S66 peptidase family protein, translating to MVFPERLREGDTVGLVSPAFPVKEEERDGCVKLLEGMGYRVKLGTCLENMYNFHNYLAGDAGARGEDINRMFADPQVKAVFCVRGGYGSSQIMKYLDFDLVKQNPKIFVGYSDITNLHSAFQMFGNLVTFHGPMVCSNMLKDFDAYTRSGLFAALNMEEELEFRNPPGEEGFKTIRGGEAEGILAGGNISVLARACGTFYQLDTRDKILFLEDVEEGIASLDMYITQMEYAGMFEHAAGILLGDFTDCTNDRYDGTYQIEEFLHDRFGTFDLPVMYHIRSGHDKPMGTLPFGTMCRMDGDNKRLRFYRQLR from the coding sequence ATGGTATTTCCGGAGAGACTTAGGGAAGGGGACACAGTGGGGCTGGTGTCTCCAGCGTTTCCTGTAAAGGAAGAGGAGAGGGACGGCTGCGTAAAGCTGCTGGAGGGCATGGGGTACCGGGTAAAGCTGGGCACATGTCTTGAGAACATGTATAATTTCCACAATTATCTGGCAGGGGATGCCGGGGCCCGGGGAGAGGACATAAACCGCATGTTTGCGGATCCGCAGGTGAAGGCGGTTTTCTGTGTGCGGGGAGGATATGGCAGCTCCCAAATCATGAAATACCTGGATTTTGACCTGGTGAAGCAAAATCCCAAGATTTTTGTTGGATACAGCGACATAACAAACCTTCACTCAGCATTCCAGATGTTTGGGAATCTGGTTACCTTCCATGGTCCCATGGTGTGCTCCAACATGCTGAAGGACTTTGACGCCTACACCAGGTCCGGTCTGTTTGCGGCCCTCAATATGGAGGAGGAGCTGGAGTTTCGTAACCCGCCCGGTGAGGAGGGCTTTAAGACCATCCGGGGAGGGGAGGCAGAGGGCATTCTGGCGGGCGGAAATATATCTGTGCTGGCCAGGGCCTGCGGTACCTTCTATCAGCTGGACACCAGGGATAAGATTCTGTTTCTGGAGGATGTGGAGGAAGGCATTGCCTCCCTTGACATGTATATTACCCAGATGGAGTATGCGGGGATGTTTGAACACGCTGCGGGAATTCTCCTGGGAGATTTTACGGACTGTACCAATGACCGGTATGACGGCACCTATCAGATAGAGGAATTCCTTCATGACCGCTTTGGAACCTTTGATTTGCCTGTGATGTATCATATCAGGTCAGGCCACGACAAGCCCATGGGTACCCTGCCCTTTGGCACCATGTGCCGTATGGACGGGGACAATAAACGGCTCCGGTTTTACCGGCAGCTGCGGTAG
- a CDS encoding ISL3 family transposase, whose amino-acid sequence MYPNYTKAFLNLEGVFIKKVVQADSFIKIFIQSQPVEQTCPCCGAKTKRIHDYRLQEVQDIPLLGKQVILLLRKRRYLCPYCRKRFTEPYSFLPSYHRRTRRLAFYIVSLLRQTFSLKQIAELTGVSVQTVCRLLDTICYPPPDQLPQALSIDEFKGNASTGKYQCILVDPKKRRILDILPDRTQSHLADYWRNIPRKERLKVKFFVCDMWRPYTELAQTFFPNATIIVDKYHFIRQMTWAIENVRKRLQRSMPVSLRKYYKGSRKLILTRYKKLKDENKQACDLMLHYSEDLRLAHRMKEWFYDICQMEAYRQQQREFDDWIANAQSCGIKEFEACAKTYRAWRKEILNAFKYGLTNGPTEGFNNKIKVLKRSSYGIRNFKRFRTRILHCTS is encoded by the coding sequence ATGTACCCTAATTATACCAAGGCCTTCCTTAACTTGGAAGGTGTTTTTATTAAAAAAGTGGTTCAGGCAGACTCTTTCATTAAAATTTTCATCCAGTCCCAACCGGTAGAACAGACTTGTCCCTGCTGTGGGGCTAAAACTAAACGGATTCATGATTACCGTTTACAAGAAGTCCAGGACATTCCCTTACTGGGAAAACAAGTAATCCTGCTCCTTCGCAAACGCCGCTACCTCTGCCCATACTGCCGCAAACGGTTCACGGAACCCTATTCGTTCCTCCCCAGCTACCACCGCAGGACCCGCAGACTGGCATTTTACATTGTCTCCCTGCTCCGGCAGACCTTTTCCTTAAAACAGATTGCAGAGCTTACCGGTGTTTCCGTCCAGACGGTCTGCCGCCTTCTGGACACGATTTGCTATCCTCCGCCTGACCAGCTTCCACAAGCGCTTTCCATTGACGAATTCAAAGGCAATGCTTCTACCGGTAAATATCAGTGCATTCTGGTTGATCCGAAAAAGCGCCGGATCCTTGACATTCTCCCGGATCGGACACAGAGCCATCTGGCTGATTATTGGCGGAACATTCCCAGGAAAGAACGCCTGAAGGTAAAGTTCTTCGTCTGCGATATGTGGCGCCCCTACACCGAACTTGCACAGACCTTCTTTCCAAACGCTACAATCATCGTGGATAAATATCATTTCATCCGGCAGATGACATGGGCGATTGAAAATGTACGCAAACGGCTGCAGCGATCCATGCCGGTTTCTCTGCGTAAGTATTATAAAGGCAGCCGGAAACTCATTCTGACCCGCTATAAAAAGCTGAAAGATGAGAACAAACAGGCCTGTGATTTAATGCTTCACTATAGCGAGGATCTGCGTCTGGCACACCGCATGAAAGAGTGGTTTTATGATATCTGCCAGATGGAAGCGTATCGTCAGCAGCAGAGGGAATTTGATGACTGGATTGCGAATGCACAGAGCTGTGGGATCAAGGAATTTGAGGCCTGTGCTAAGACCTACAGGGCCTGGCGAAAAGAAATTCTGAATGCCTTTAAATACGGGTTGACAAATGGTCCCACAGAAGGATTTAACAACAAGATAAAGGTGTTAAAACGGAGCAGCTACGGAATCCGGAATTTCAAACGGTTCCGAACCCGGATACTTCACTGTACATCATAG
- a CDS encoding MurR/RpiR family transcriptional regulator → MKNIIDEINKRYENLTKSQKIIADFLLENYALVPFETLNEIAHRIGLSTTSLIRFSRTMGYKDYTDLKKNIQDLIKVKVSLPSRFGELSEQGGTPNDLLLRCRDIAVNNIEATLRLQDTEKLDLAVDWISSANHNYVLGLRTCFSPAFYLAVVLSQIKKKVRLIQGIASTYPEEITDVEEGDVCTVFSFPRFYKETVNIAHFMRRRGAKVIIITGKDIRPVKPYGDIIIPCSAVGPSFKDSYVAVHFLIDYIISSIAAKNKDEGIEVVSKIEEILSQNYFIGF, encoded by the coding sequence ATGAAAAATATTATTGATGAAATCAACAAAAGATATGAAAATCTTACTAAATCACAGAAAATAATTGCTGATTTTCTGCTGGAGAATTATGCTCTTGTACCATTTGAAACATTAAATGAAATAGCACATAGAATCGGACTCAGCACCACGTCCTTAATCCGTTTCTCCAGGACGATGGGGTATAAGGACTATACGGATCTGAAGAAAAACATACAGGATTTGATAAAAGTAAAGGTAAGCCTTCCTTCCAGGTTTGGCGAGTTATCTGAACAGGGAGGGACTCCCAATGATTTGCTTCTTCGGTGCAGGGACATTGCCGTGAATAATATCGAGGCCACATTAAGGCTTCAGGACACAGAAAAGCTGGATTTGGCGGTAGACTGGATTAGCAGTGCAAATCATAATTATGTGTTGGGACTTAGGACATGCTTTTCTCCTGCTTTTTACCTGGCTGTGGTGCTGTCTCAGATAAAGAAGAAGGTCCGGCTGATTCAGGGGATTGCCAGCACATATCCTGAGGAAATAACAGATGTGGAAGAGGGGGATGTGTGCACTGTATTCTCCTTTCCGAGATTTTATAAGGAAACGGTAAATATAGCCCATTTCATGAGAAGAAGGGGAGCTAAAGTTATAATCATTACAGGCAAGGATATAAGACCTGTCAAACCATATGGAGATATTATCATTCCGTGTTCCGCCGTAGGCCCCTCCTTTAAGGATTCCTACGTGGCAGTCCATTTTCTCATTGACTATATTATTTCAAGCATAGCTGCAAAAAATAAGGATGAGGGAATAGAGGTAGTTTCAAAAATTGAAGAGATATTAAGCCAAAATTATTTCATTGGCTTTTAA
- a CDS encoding Na+/H+ antiporter NhaC family protein translates to MSSNERKKPSFLFALLIMAAVCVVVIVPYMKWGVSMAATFFLSWLFVIPACMSLGFTYEELEKAAVSYCGKIITSVFILLSVGGMIGAWIAAGTVSAIVDVGLRMITPKIFLLVTFIVGALYAMACGTSWGTLGTIGIAMSAVGLGLGVPPAMTAGAVVSAAFLGDGFSPMSDSPNLASAVTGVKLMDHVRHLAKIQFPAFIISAVLYTILGFVYAGGEVQNETTLMIIKTLGDNYNVGLIAFLPALIVIILLLLKKSAIISILISAATGIGVAVIYQGKSLAYVLTCFWSGVKSDTGMELVDTLLSRGGVTSLFSSASLYLITFGLIGILTQAGVLDAVVAPIVNKVKTGFQLLITTIITGFLGDAVGCSGSFAYLFAGNLMKPLYKKMNVSDLDLTRNLACSVTPLGPLIPWNMNAVIALDLLGVSCFQYAPYCFQAYVMPVLLIVNYLLFNKRGGQQNGEN, encoded by the coding sequence ATGAGTTCAAATGAACGAAAGAAACCAAGCTTTTTGTTTGCGTTACTGATCATGGCCGCTGTTTGTGTTGTGGTTATTGTCCCTTATATGAAATGGGGGGTATCTATGGCCGCCACCTTCTTTTTATCGTGGCTGTTTGTCATTCCGGCCTGCATGTCCCTGGGATTTACATACGAGGAACTTGAAAAGGCGGCAGTGTCTTACTGCGGGAAGATCATTACATCTGTATTTATCCTGTTGTCTGTGGGAGGTATGATTGGCGCATGGATTGCCGCAGGAACAGTGTCTGCGATTGTAGATGTGGGACTTCGGATGATAACACCCAAAATTTTTCTTCTGGTTACGTTTATTGTCGGAGCGTTGTACGCAATGGCGTGCGGTACTTCTTGGGGGACATTAGGTACCATTGGTATTGCGATGTCTGCCGTGGGACTGGGGCTAGGAGTTCCCCCGGCCATGACAGCCGGAGCAGTGGTCAGTGCCGCGTTCCTGGGAGATGGCTTTTCTCCGATGTCGGACAGCCCTAATTTGGCATCCGCGGTCACAGGGGTAAAATTGATGGACCATGTCAGGCATCTGGCAAAAATACAGTTTCCGGCCTTCATCATAAGCGCTGTATTATATACCATTTTAGGATTTGTATACGCAGGCGGAGAGGTCCAAAATGAGACCACGCTAATGATAATCAAAACATTAGGTGATAACTATAATGTGGGATTGATTGCCTTCCTGCCGGCGCTTATCGTAATCATACTGCTCCTGCTTAAGAAGTCGGCGATCATCTCAATCCTGATAAGTGCTGCCACCGGTATTGGCGTAGCTGTCATTTACCAGGGAAAATCATTGGCTTATGTGCTGACATGCTTCTGGTCAGGTGTAAAGAGCGATACCGGGATGGAACTTGTGGATACATTGCTGTCAAGAGGCGGAGTCACCAGCCTGTTTTCCAGTGCGTCCCTGTATCTCATCACATTCGGCCTTATCGGTATATTGACCCAGGCCGGTGTTCTGGATGCTGTGGTGGCGCCGATTGTTAATAAAGTAAAGACGGGTTTCCAGCTTCTCATAACAACCATTATTACAGGTTTCTTAGGAGATGCAGTGGGGTGTTCCGGTTCTTTTGCCTATCTTTTTGCGGGAAACCTCATGAAACCGCTCTACAAGAAAATGAATGTAAGCGATTTAGATTTAACCAGAAATCTGGCCTGCTCTGTAACCCCTTTAGGGCCGTTGATTCCATGGAACATGAACGCTGTCATTGCTCTGGATCTTTTGGGGGTATCCTGTTTCCAATATGCGCCCTACTGTTTCCAGGCATATGTCATGCCGGTTCTGTTAATCGTCAATTATCTGCTATTTAATAAAAGGGGAGGACAGCAAAATGGGGAAAATTAA
- a CDS encoding glycerate kinase type-2 family protein encodes MGKIKNTESLLNHGDRESRKKITELLERMWAKVDAYHLIKELMSVDGNCLTIGTKRWDMDKLGNIYLFGAGKACNAMAMAVCDVLKEKLTEGVISVKIAEDNDTYINTRVYVGGHPLPNEEGYRAAEDIIQMIDKGKPGDLFISVISGGSSALLTCPKEGITLQEEIQAQDMLLRSGAKIEEINAVRRHISRTNGGRLAEQVLKNGAEIVNIIVGDGVGVKPTVDFKAPFQFFGTPVAPDKTTIQDARDCIRNYQLEDKLPESILKYLYEDNPEHETPKAFGEGVTHFCLNNVPDSCEAAVEAAREMGISSMVFSTFIEGESREAGYFFASMAREIQANHRPIKAPCFVFCSGETTTKVEDGSRGTGGPSHELALGFAHGARYTAGAALASVDTEGTDGTTRYAGALTDSQTLRMLSEKGINIFDVFRTHDCGGALECTQDSILTGNTGTNLCDFNVMYVPEAE; translated from the coding sequence ATGGGGAAAATTAAGAATACAGAGAGTCTTTTAAATCATGGAGACAGGGAATCCAGGAAAAAGATTACAGAACTGCTGGAGCGCATGTGGGCAAAGGTGGACGCATACCATCTGATTAAGGAACTTATGTCTGTGGACGGTAATTGTCTGACCATTGGTACAAAGCGCTGGGATATGGATAAACTGGGCAATATCTATCTTTTTGGCGCGGGAAAAGCGTGTAATGCCATGGCCATGGCCGTATGTGATGTATTGAAGGAGAAGCTGACAGAAGGTGTTATATCCGTGAAGATAGCAGAGGATAACGATACCTATATCAATACCAGGGTCTATGTGGGAGGACACCCCCTTCCAAATGAAGAGGGGTACCGGGCCGCTGAAGATATAATACAAATGATTGATAAGGGAAAGCCGGGTGACCTGTTCATCTCTGTCATCAGCGGAGGCAGTTCCGCTTTACTGACATGCCCCAAAGAGGGCATCACATTGCAGGAGGAGATACAGGCCCAGGATATGCTGCTGCGCTCCGGCGCGAAGATTGAGGAAATCAATGCGGTCAGACGCCATATTTCCAGAACCAACGGCGGGCGCCTTGCGGAGCAGGTACTTAAAAATGGCGCTGAGATTGTAAATATAATTGTGGGAGACGGTGTGGGGGTAAAGCCTACTGTAGATTTCAAGGCACCGTTCCAGTTTTTCGGCACACCGGTGGCTCCGGATAAGACTACGATACAGGATGCGCGGGACTGTATCAGGAATTATCAGCTGGAGGACAAGCTGCCAGAGTCTATTTTAAAATATCTGTATGAAGATAATCCGGAGCATGAGACCCCAAAAGCATTTGGAGAGGGTGTGACGCACTTCTGCCTTAACAATGTACCGGATTCATGTGAAGCTGCAGTGGAAGCTGCCAGGGAAATGGGAATCAGCTCCATGGTATTTTCCACCTTTATCGAAGGTGAAAGCCGGGAGGCAGGATACTTCTTTGCCTCCATGGCAAGGGAGATACAGGCTAATCACAGACCGATTAAGGCGCCCTGCTTTGTATTCTGTTCAGGGGAGACCACGACGAAAGTGGAGGACGGAAGCAGGGGAACGGGAGGTCCTTCCCATGAGCTTGCATTGGGATTTGCCCATGGTGCCAGATACACTGCGGGCGCAGCCCTTGCATCGGTGGATACAGAGGGCACAGATGGGACAACCAGGTATGCGGGAGCACTGACGGATTCACAGACATTGCGGATGCTTTCTGAAAAGGGTATTAATATTTTTGACGTATTCAGAACCCACGATTGCGGCGGGGCGCTGGAGTGTACCCAGGATTCCATACTTACAGGAAATACAGGGACCAATCTGTGCGATTTTAACGTGATGTATGTACCGGAAGCGGAATAA